A region of Culicoides brevitarsis isolate CSIRO-B50_1 chromosome 1, AGI_CSIRO_Cbre_v1, whole genome shotgun sequence DNA encodes the following proteins:
- the LOC134827045 gene encoding zinc finger protein 737-like — protein sequence MSNLIKSELLEESQESCLGCLSKNCSVKQEIPQEIFEVYSNLLNKNLNALNAELMRFCDNCMKFLQKAVKFREKCLESYEILTKILPVSHEFQGFKAEMFVSEAENAFPVQAIIDDVFAEPIKVQESEEMVQEQVDEKQIYQCELCCEVFVDKELYEGHLKQEKKKQKLLYCDVCGYCAKGKASLVSHMYRKHLPKPVKSKNQSKIEEEVTCIDCGKVCASMSKYKTHQRIYHSVKTHTCNQCGISYTYGSDLQRHIERKHETHYKDCPMCGKQYKAISLTGHIASVHLQRRNFACDQCDQKFKSSSQLKKHKYSHGKLRPFMCQECGTGYYMNELLRKHYERQHQIIYSQEEIRKLCGKGAGIGGAPLKYARNNVVT from the exons AtgagtaatttaattaaatccgaGCTACTTGAGGAGTCACAAGAAAGTTGTTTGGgatgtttatcaaaaaattgttccgTGAAACAAGAAATTccacaagaaatttttgaagtttacagtaatttattgaacaaaaat ttAAATGCTTTAAATGCCGAATTGATGCGATTTTGTGATAATTGTATGAAATTCCTGCAAAAAGCAGTCAAATTTCGGGAAAAATGTCTCGaatcttatgaaattttgacgaaaattctTCCGGTTAGTCACGAATTTCAAGGATTCAAAGCAGAAATGTTCGTTTCTGAGGCAGAAAATGCATTTCCAGTTCAAGCAATCATCGATGATGTCTTTGCGGAGCCGATAAAAGTGCAAGAAAGTGAAGAAATGGTACAGGAACAAGTGGATGAGAAGCAAATTTATCAATGTGAATTGTGTTGCGAGGTTTTTGTGGATAAGGAATTATATGAAGGTCActtgaaacaagaaaaaaagaaacaaaagttGCTTTATTGCGATGTTTGTGGTTATTGTGCCAAGGGAAAGGCGAGTCTCGTTAGTCATATGTACAGAAAACA tctccCGAAACCTGTCAAGagcaaaaatcaatcaaaaatcgaagaagaAGTGACTTGCATCGATTGCGGCAAAGTTTGTGCTTCAATGTCCAAATACAAAACTCACCAACGAATTTATCATTCGGTAAAAACTCACACCTGCAATCAATGTGGCATCTCATATACTTACGGA tcggaCCTCCAACGACACATCGAACGGAAACACGAAACTCACTACAAAGACTGTCCAATGTGCGGAAAACAATACAAAGCCATTTCACTCACGGGTCACATTGCGTCCGTGCATTTACAACGAAGGAATTTCGCATGCGATCAATGTGATCAGAAATTCAAGTCGAGCTCGCAATTGAAGAAACATAAATACTCGCACGGGAAACTGAGGCCGTTCATGTGTCAGGAATGCGGAACGGGATATTACATGAATGAATTGCTGCGGAAGCATTACGAGAGACagcatcaaattatttatagtCAGGAGGAGATTCGGAAGTTGTGTGGCAAGGGAGCGGGAATTGGGGGAGCGCCACTGAAATATGCGAGAAATAATGTTGTTacgtag